The Tubulanus polymorphus chromosome 6, tnTubPoly1.2, whole genome shotgun sequence genome includes a region encoding these proteins:
- the LOC141907301 gene encoding neuronal acetylcholine receptor subunit alpha-10-like, with translation MAGYRHWLVLFFVVLSAACVTALIYQGQRRANRNRNKGLYYDEDEEDDDDYQGITGNKGYTGIVPDEQRLYHDLMEGYENSVRPVMNASETLVIRFSLRLNQIIGLDERHQVLTTNVFIDQDWVDENLKWNSTEYNGIKHLRIPAHRVWLPDTFVFNNADDGSTGFMAGIHVLVNENGSVLWPVPVKLKSSCKVDITYFPFDDQTCILRFGSWIYSINWMDFVSTHQNVDLENYVDNSEWDLISVTFEKRVERAGASNERRSDLTYTLHIRRRTFYYIFNIIVPCIMLSVLTLLTFWLPTTSGEKVTLGLSVFLAFSMFMLLIAEEVPATSESVPLIGIYLTTVMTMTSVSVILAVLVINVYNKGYKFREVPPWLRTIILKYLSAIMCMKHDIPRLAHLIRLPEEDGDGLRCDIHSNPDEWPLQKILKRGDHVHPSGENDSRTVVMDHVDVNLNGREQLLTRRKANSVYDNLSDSPNLGAYEQETSLIEDCDSQRSSISDELTNNTAYLQDPDRRVHFSCECDKMSINENSEEMCQRQNELMKQKVVIAEWQRIAAVIDRLLFWAYFVGTIVSYVVILFIIPGSKPGLNDQNPNNQRRAMNVPVHHYQ, from the exons ATGGCAGGATATCGGCATTGGCTGGTTCTGTTTTTTGTCGTGTTGAGCGCCGCGTGCGTGACAGCCCTAATTTATCAAG GGCAGCGTCGTGCAAACAGAAACAGGAATAAAGGTCTGTACTACGACGAAGACGAAGAAGATGACGACGATTATCAAGGAATAACAG GTAATAAAGGCTACACCGGTATCGTTCCCGATGAGCAGCGACTATATCACGACCTAATGGAAGGATATGAGAATTCCGTCCGTCCAGTAATGAACGCTTCGGAAACGCTGGTAATAAGATTCAGCCTGAGGCTTAATCAGATCATCGGGCTG GACGAGAGACACCAGGTTTTAACCACCAACGTATTCATAGATCAAGACTGGGTAGACGAAAATCTGAAATGGAATTCAACCGAGTACAACGGCATTAAACATTTACGTATTCCCGCTCATCGAGTATGGCTTCCAGATACATTCGTCTTCAACAA CGCTGACGACGGTTCGACTGGATTTATGGCGGGAATTCACGTGCTGGTGAATGAAAACGGATCCGTGCTGTGGCCGGTGCCCGTCAAATTGAAAAGCTCGTGCAAGGTGGACATCACGTACTTTCCGTTCGACGATCAAACGTGTATATTGAGGTTCGGGTCGTGGATCTACAGCATCAATTGGATGGATTTCGTCAGCACGCATCAGAACGTCGACCTTGAAAACTACGTCGATAACAGCGAATGGGATCTCATATCAGTCACGTTCGAAAAACGCGTCGAACGCGCAGGCGCATCGAACGAACGGCGTAGCGATTTGACTTACACTTTACACATTCGCAGACGAACTTTTTATTACATATTCAACATAATCGTTCCGTGCATTATGTTATCCGTATTGACATTGCTGACGTTTTGGTTGCCGACGACGAGCGGGGAAAAAGTGACGCTCGGTTTATCGGTATTTTTAGCCTTCTCCATGTTCATGTTGCTTATCGCTGAAGAGGTACCTGCTACGTCGGAGTCAGTTCCCTTAATAG GCATTTACCTAACGACAGTAATGACTATGACATCGGTTTCTGTCATATTAGCCGTGCTCGTCATTAACGTGTATAACAAAGGTTATAAATTCAGAGAGGTGCCTCCGTGGCTACGTACAATCATACTGAAATATCTGTCAGCTATAATGTGTATGAAACATGACATACCGCGGCTGGCTCATCTAATCAGATTG CCAGAAGAAGATGGCGATGGATTACGATGTGACATACATTCCAACCCGGACGAGTGGCCGTTGCAGAAAATCTTGAAACGCGGCGATCACGTGCATCCGTCGGGCGAAAATGATTCGCGCACCGTCGTCATGGATCATGTCGATGTCAATCTGAACGGCCGCGAACAGTTGTTGACGCGTCGCAAAGCGAATTCCGTCTACGACAACTTATCGGATTCACCGAATTTGGGCGCCTACGAACAGGAAACCTCGCTGATTGAAGATTGCGACTCGCAGCGAAGTTCAATATCGGACGAACTGACGAATAACACGGCGTACTTGCAGGATCCGGACAGGCGGGTGCATTTCTCCTGCGAATGCGACAAAATGTCCATCAACGAAAACTCGGAAGAGATGTGCCAAAGACAAAACGAACTGATGAAACAGAAGGTTGTAATAGCCGAATGGCAACGAATCGCTGCCGTAATCGATAGACTTTTATTTTGGGCATATTTCGTGGGTACGATCGTGTCGTATGTGGTGATTTTGTTCATAATTCCTGGTTCGAAACCCGGTCTTAACGACCAAAACCCCAACAATCAGCGCAGAGCTATGAATGTACCCGTTCACCATTACCAATGA